A DNA window from Naumovozyma dairenensis CBS 421 chromosome 7, complete genome contains the following coding sequences:
- the RTC1 gene encoding Rtc1p (similar to Saccharomyces cerevisiae YOL138C; ancestral locus Anc_3.22): MMNMPPRRDIAVSRNKMHSTHHGSLPRSYSSIGSSMKNDSSTITSINRSSLRTSLHLPSSSERSSYYIQKHFHKNNISNNGNSKNTDSVGSTDKTQGKISNNNGNILRHADPAESKQSSGLLYSHRTNKELSSISKINDPNNNGLMCAGKDHLGFYRFSPENESITLVHDILDSNSGSLRHGVKATNNRIKRGKKIKLSTIADIKTGFGEQKNLIAICTNSTDISIFDIIKILILKPLINHISEHTRSINSFDFNMIQTHLIISGGQDACVKIWDLRSNATRNSTPCDISFNTASDSIRDIKWMPGHDFVHSINNGAGYKFASIHDSGYLLKYDIRKPGQIEKKINAHTGPGLCLNWHPHHNYIATGGRDGKCCLWYLGDKPSPNLENAMEQINEMSQHPPSSSHSMSAASVLNHTWNPGNLNSSNVSSFPEMTINTGSPITKLKFRPSFDVNVFNSLLALSSMGDEAQVSIYSLARKYIPKNVLLTSASSLGLAWWDDALIFNVDKNSFINGWDISKEPTVLQNLPKNVTKWRDLDGNGLLFIDQKAGSYEVANDVKPVISKKALASNNRVNINQILSPIPSQSTADTVIPTTTKKIMQNIKMGLTGHSKRPSMHSLERPSLGQSFSTRSVLQNKNNNTVLPPKNVSSLSLSNVQNNHSNIVDVTINGLIEKRTIDEPIIVTLDLPCILNDIRMSQLPKDLVTEETMRIKESPVEVFKYLAKELEFSYIKGRHYDIENGIDDDKIRDKDQYDNEKSKNEAHEMLGEKYGLLENTTWTNLIANRRKEEHEASNSDDATSISKSSISSHILDRSVTGAGESNEKSPSIKPPSSLRKTAKLRKEREISKLTESMHQSAAIQIQDKTDTLIDLVSICNHNSEVYFRIGDSPNFKTWILIRDALLWELKRLNDPLKREVIYDKEQLTHVMGKIQEGHAKDTDDKTQKTLRNDKNRISKRIESIDSDSSKFITSDRGSFIEENSLTVEQSSPEIKEVSETSEEDELRLAKQEECPQQQKSMLESITELRKLSKLGDGSSQDASAVEDENELSKRNVNNVQPKSAIFQSDKESVKTSSEDKTIESSGDQGKNDDVVAVATKTKPTKIIPILRRKSERPSFIDTFMTAIPPTDGAMGTKSPQLCNTPSPFSNTSPRSHMSSLRSFAGSPSDLTLFRRKTTSYFQNEALDTSGLDLTSLSSGENDEIIEPERKVHVIPPWNTKRIIQQVYEQAVAEGNVFLVINILLLFQDMYHITSMDIVKSSVYHFISLLHRYELFGCAASLLKYCPWNDIMGAEGDQSTIQIYCEKCGALLMNEVSKRKLTMEAQQTHDKTVLGKFGYWYCDSCRKPNSLCVICECPMKKLTLTALRCGHEAHFQCFKNWFLDEGMNTCPAGCLGELI, from the coding sequence atgatgaatatGCCACCAAGAAGAGATATCGCTGTCTCGCGAAATAAAATGCATTCAACCCATCATGGATCGCTTCCGAGAAGTTACTCGTCCATTGGGAGCTCAATGAAGAATGATTCTAGTACAATAACATCTATCAATAGATCATCCTTAAGAACTTCCTTGCACTTGCCTAGCTCTTCAGAAAGATCATCATATTACATTCAAAAACATTTCCATAAGAACAACATCAGcaataatggtaatagtAAAAATACGGATTCAGTAGGATCGACTGATAAAACCCAAGGAAAAATTAGTAACAATAATGGCAATATATTAAGACATGCTGATCCTGCAGAAAGTAAACAATCATCAGGTCTCCTGTATAGTCATCGCACGAATAAAGAACTTTCAAGTATTAGTAAAATTAACGAcccaaataataatggtcTAATGTGTGCAGGGAAGGACCATCTGGGGTTTTATAGATTTTCACCAGAAAATGAATCTATCACATTAGTCCATGATATCTTAGATTCTAATTCTGGTTCATTACGACATGGAGTGAAGGCAACAAATAACAGAATCAAAAGAGGCAAGAAAATCAAACTGAGCACCATTGCAGACATCAAGACGGGATTTGGTGAACAAAAGAACCTTATTGCCATCTGTACGAATTCTACTgatatatcaatatttgatataataaaaatattaatctTAAAACCCCTTATTAACCACATTTCTGAGCATACAAGATCGATCAATAGCTTTGATTTTAACATGATCCAAACACATTTAATAATTAGCGGGGGGCAAGATGCATGCGTGAAGATCTGGGATTTACGATCAAACGCAACGAGAAATTCAACACCATGTGATATAAGCTTTAATACAGCATCAGATTCAATTAGAGATATTAAATGGATGCCCGGCCATGACTTCGTCCATTCCATAAATAACGGTGCGGGCTATAAATTTGCATCTATACATGATTCAGGATATTTGCTAAAATACGATATAAGGAAACCAGgtcaaattgaaaaaaagataaacGCTCATACTGGACCTGGTTTATGTCTTAATTGGCATCCCCATCATAACTACATAGCAACAGGAGGTAGGGACGGGAAATGTTGTCTTTGGTATCTTGGTGATAAACCGTCTCCAAATTTAGAGAACGCTATGGAacaaatcaatgaaatgTCGCAACATCCTCCTTCCTCGTCACATTCAATGTCGGCAGCATCAGTATTGAACCATACATGGAATCCGGGGAATTTAAACTCCAGTAATGTATCATCCTTCCCTGAAATGACCATTAATACCGGGTCACCCATAACAAAACTGAAATTTCGTCCGTCGTTTGATGTAAATGTTTTCAACTCATTACTGGCATTGTCGTCTATGGGTGACGAGGCCCAAGtttctatatattctcttgccagaaaatatattccaaaGAATGTGCTATTGACATCGGCATCTTCGTTAGGTCTCGCTTGGTGGGATGACGCTCTAATTTTCAATGTTGATAAAAATAGTTTTATCAACGGTTGGGATATTTCCAAAGAACCAACGgttttacaaaatttacCTAAAAATGTAACAAAATGGAGGGATCTGGATGGGAATGGtctattatttattgatcAAAAAGCTGGAAGTTACGAGGTTGCCAATGATGTGAAACCAgtaatttccaaaaaagCTCTAGCTTCTAATAATCGAGTGAATATTAACCAGATTTTAAGTCCTATCCCTTCTCAAAGTACCGCGGATACTGTGATACCTACTActacaaagaaaataatgcaAAACATAAAGATGGGATTAACAGGCCATTCAAAACGCCCTTCTATGCATTCTCTCGAGAGACCCTCTTTGGGCCAATCTTTTAGTACTAGAAGTGTTctacaaaataaaaataacaacaCTGTTTTACCACCTAAAAATGTTTCGTCTTTATCTCTATCGAACGTACAAAATAACCATAGTAACATAGTGGATGTAACTATTAATGGACTGATAGAAAAAAGAACTATTGATGAACCTATAATTGTAACGTTAGATTTACCGTGTATTTTAAATGATATTAGGATGTCACAATTACCGAAAGATTTAGTAACAGAGGAAACCATGAGAATTAAAGAATCGCCAGTCGAAGTTTTCAAATACTTGGCAAAGGAATTAGAATTTTCATACATAAAGGGGCGTCACTATGACATTGAGAACGGaatagatgatgataaaataCGCGATAAGGACcaatatgataatgaaaaaagtaAGAATGAAGCACATGAAATGTTAGGGGAAAAATACGGTTTATTGGAGAACACGACATGGACAAATTTGATTGCCAATAGGAGAAAAGAAGAGCATGAAGCTTCTAACTCGGATGATGCGACATcgatttcaaaatcatctaTATCGAGTCATATACTGGATCGTTCAGTGACTGGTGCTGGTGAaagtaatgaaaaatcaCCTTCAATCAAACCGCCTTCGAGTTTAAGGAAGACTGCAAAACTGAGAAAAGAACGAGAAATCAGTAAATTGACAGAAAGTATGCATCAATCTGCAGCAATTCAAATCCAGGATAAAACTGATACGCTTATCGATTTAGTATCGATATGTAATCATAACTCTGAAGTTTATTTCAGAATTGGTGATTCCCCAAATTTTAAAACATGGATATTAATCAGAGATGCCTTGTTATGGGAATTGAAGAGGTTAAATGATCCTCTGAAAAGGGAAGTTATTTACGATAAAGAACAGCTCACCCATGTAATGGGGAAAATCCAAGAAGGACACGCCAAGGATACCGATGACAAAACTCAAAAAACATTaagaaatgataaaaaCAGAATTTCGAAACGAATAGAATCTATAGATTCAGATTCCAGCAAATTTATTACTAGTGATCGTGGTTCCTTCATAGAGGAAAATTCACTTACGGTGGAACAATCTTCACctgaaattaaagaagtaTCAGAAACAAGTGAGGAAGATGAGTTACGCCTGgcaaaacaagaagaatgtCCGCAACAACAGAAAAGTATGCTGGAGTCCATCACGGAATTACGAAAACTAAGTAAGTTGGGAGATGGAAGTAGTCAAGATGCCAGTGCGGTTGAAGATGAGAATGAACTGAGCAAGAGAAATGTCAACAACGTACAACCAAAGAGCGCTATATTTCAAAGCGATAAGGAATCTGTTAAAACATCTAGTGAGGATAAGACAATAGAAAGCTCGGGTGACCAGGGCAAAAACGATGATGTTGTAGCTGTTGCAACCAAAACGAAACCTACTAAAATAATTCCGATTTTACGAAGAAAATCCGAAAGACCATCTTTTATCGATACTTTCATGACAGCAATACCTCCTACTGACGGTGCAATGGGAACCAAAAGTCCGCAGCTGTGTAATACACCATCTCCGTTTTCGAATACCAGCCCTCGGAGCCATATGTCATCATTACGGAGTTTTGCTGGAAGTCCGTCAGACTTGACTTTATTTAGAAGGAAAACTACAAgttatttccaaaatgaGGCTTTGGATACTAGCGGGCTAGATCTAACATCTTTATCGAGCGGAGAGAACGATGAGATCATAGAACCAGAACGTAAAGTACACGTCATTCCTCCGTGGAATACTAAGAGAATCATCCAACAAGTCTACGAACAAGCAGTTGCTGAAGGAAATGTATTCTTAGTGATAAACATCTTATTGTTATTCCAAGATATGTACCATATTACTAGCATGGATATCGTGAAAAGTAGTGTTTATCattttatatctttattacACCGTTATGAGTTATTTGGATGCGCAGCATCGTTGTTAAAATACTGTCCTTGGAATGATATTATGGGTGCAGAAGGAGATCAATCGACCATTCAAATTTACTGTGAAAAATGTGGGGCTTTATTAATGAACGAAGTATCTAAACGGAAGCTCACTATGGAAGCACAACAAACACATGACAAGACTGTATTGGGGAAATTTGGCTATTGGTATTGTGATTCCTGCAGAAAACCAAATAGTTTGTGTGTTATTTGTGAATGCccaatgaagaaattaacaCTTACAGCTTTAAGGTGCGGGCATGAAGCCCATTTCCAATGCTTTAAGAACTGGTTTCTTGATGAAGGAATGAATACCTGTCCAGCTGGTTGTTTAGGTGAATTAATTTAA
- the BSC6 gene encoding Bsc6p (similar to Saccharomyces cerevisiae BSC6 (YOL137W); ancestral locus Anc_3.24): protein MDDPSTLGHIEMEDLMPADGHTNEQKKESPAQDATPLMGEAKAGKSSSDDINALPLEGMRDVIWKDHVIKVYPLNYQKIHIVRWQIFAGLLLFLVFGLNDQTTGSLMPTLVEEYNISRVKVSTIFFLQLLGYTLASLCNEWVHRLVGTRGGVIIATSICLIFFSILVSKPSNFYLYLFCYLPLGLAVGILDSLGNVLIGNLVVHKNEFMGLMHAAYGAAAMVTPPLVSHFVGAKHWPLVFFIPLTISAIALIIVIPSFRFETAVKYDYICHEEDEVNEMGETPLEENALDIEKVDEAKFLTMLQKPPVLLYAIFLFLYLGAEISTGSWLFTYLLETKSDNKISMSYIVASYWMGLTVGRLCLGFVSDRYFPNVYRANRVYAYLTVCWYTVFVVVGLFHSNSNFYFAVLFIVIFLCGVFIGPLFPNGSIVALQVLPRRLHISGIGIAVAVGGCGGAALPYSVGVITHIAGVEWIPFLCWAMVVLVTLVWSLYPRYIHGYDEFL from the coding sequence ATGGACGACCCTTCAACCTTAGGACATATCGAAATGGAAGATCTCATGCCAGCCGACGGACATACCAATGaacaaaagaaagagaGTCCAGCGCAAGATGCAACACCCTTAATGGGAGAAGCCAAAGCTGGTAAAAGTAGTAGCGACGATATTAATGCGCTCCCCTTGGAAGGTATGAGAGATGTCATCTGGAAAGACCATGTAATAAAAGTATATCCcttaaattatcaaaagatACATATCGTAAGATGGCAAATCTTCGCAggattattattgttcCTAGTATTTGGTCTCAACGATCAAACAACAGGTTCGCTAATGCCCACTTTAGTGGAGGAGTATAACATTTCTCGCGTCAAGGTATCCActattttcttccttcaATTATTAGGCTATACGTTGGCATCCCTTTGTAACGAATGGGTACATCGTCTTGTCGGAACCAGAGGTGGTGTCATTATAGCCACATCAATAtgtttgatatttttttccatattAGTTAGCAAACCTTCTAATTTTTATCTTTACCTGTTTTGTTACTTACCCCTGGGATTAGCGGTTGGAATATTAGATTCTCTAGGGAACGTGCTCATTGGAAATTTAGTCGTTCATAAAAATGAGTTTATGGGTCTAATGCATGCTGCTTATGGTGCTGCAGCAATGGTGACGCCTCCACTTGTTTCTCATTTTGTTGGAGCAAAGCATTGGCCGTTGGTTTTTTTCATTCCATTAACAATATCTGCGATCGCTctcattattgttatacCCTCTTTTCGGTTTGAAACTGCAGTGAAATATGACTATATCTGTCACGAGGAAGATGAAGTAAATGAAATGGGTGAAACCCCGTTGGAAGAAAATGCCTTGGACATTGAGAAAGTAGATGAAGCGAAGTTCCTTACGATGTTACAAAAACCACcggtattattatatgctattttccttttcctttatcTTGGTGCAGAAATTTCCACTGGTTCATGGTTATTCACATATCTTTTGGAAACGAAATCTGATAACAAAATATCCATGTCATATATTGTTGCATCGTATTGGATGGGATTAACTGTAGGTCGTTTATGTTTAGGATTTGTTTCTGATCGATATTTCCCCAATGTTTATAGAGCAAATCGAGTTTATGCTTACTTGACTGTCTGTTGGTATACAgtctttgttgttgttggatTATTCCATTCCAATTCTAACTTTTATTTTGCGGTCTTATTCAttgtaatatttctttgtgGTGTCTTTATTGGGCCTTTGTTTCCAAATGGAAGTATAGTTGCCTTACAAGTCTTACCAAGGAGGTTACACATTAGTGGTATCGGTATCGCAGTAGCGGTAGGTGGCTGTGGAGGTGCTGCGTTACCTTATAGTGTAGGTGTTATCACTCATATAGCTGGCGTAGAATGGATCCCCTTTCTATGTTGGGCAATGGTTGTTTTAGTCACCTTGGTATGGTCATTGTATCCAAGATATATTCATGGCTATGATGAATTCTTATAG
- the PFS2 gene encoding cleavage polyadenylation factor subunit PFS2 (similar to Saccharomyces cerevisiae PFS2 (YNL317W); ancestral locus Anc_3.25): MDQPQKKYVIHRRTVDLSSPYARLQFNKKHGLSTIPTIEPETSYATNIMPPSAYNNDYNMQRILNVPSKFTHLSSNKVKHVIPAIKWTPEGRRLVVATYNGEFSLWNGTSFNFESLMQAHDSSVTTMEYSHDGDWMISGDSDGIIKIWQANFNMVKELDDAHTECIRDVAFSGNDSKFVSCSDDNILKIWNFSNGKLERVLSGHHWDVKSCDWHPEMGLIISASKDNLIKLWDPRSGNCVSTILKFKHTVLKVKFQPTGGNMIAAISKDKSCRVFDIRHSMKELLCVRDEVDYMTLLWNPINESMFTVGNYDGSIKHFDLLQDLTKPTHVIPYAHDKCVTSLSYNPMGNILASASKDRTVRFWTRASPIDPNAYDDPTYNNDKINGWFFGINNNINAVRNKTEHGVAPPVPTNDDNNTISKINGNFMTGANNTLLMQNGNNRMQMSNHINTNGAMVPPGMPPYTMNMNMHTHINTGMDMSNTPLNTPDIDSKLPGLTPKTNNSSGLPGLG; encoded by the coding sequence ATGGATCAACCGCAAAAGAAGTACGTGATACATCGTAGAACAGTCGATTTGAGTTCACCATACGCACGATTACAATTCAACAAGAAGCATGGATTATCAACGATACCTACGATTGAGCCTGAAACATCATACGCCACGAATATAATGCCACCATCAGCATACAATAATGACTATAATATGCAACGGATTTTGAATGTACCGAGTAAATTTACTCATCTAAGTTCAAATAAGGTTAAACATGTAATTCCTGCGATTAAATGGACACCTGAAGGTAGGAGGTTAGTGGTAGCGACTTATAATGGTGAATTTTCACTTTGGAATGGGAcatcattcaattttgaaagtttgATGCAAGCTCATGATTCATCTGTTACCACTATGGAATATAGTCATGATGGTGATTGGATGATTAGTGGAGATTCTGATGGtatcattaaaatttgGCAAgcaaatttcaatatggttaaagaattagatgatgCACATACGGAATGTATTAGAGATGTGGCATTTAGTGGGAATGATTCGAAGTTTGTTAGTTGTtctgatgataatattttgaaaatttggaattttaGTAATGGTAAATTGGAAAGAGTTTTATCCGGTCATCATTGGGATGTTAAAAGTTGTGATTGGCATCCAGAAATGGGGTTAATTATTTCTGCTTCTAAAGataatttgattaaattATGGGATCCCAGATCAGGCAATTGTGTATCGACAATACTAAAATTTAAACACACCGTATTAAAGGTAAAATTTCAACCGACAGGTGGAAATATGATAGCTGCAATTTCAAAGGATAAATCGTGTAGAGTATTTGATATAAGACATAGTATGAAGGAGTTATTATGTGTTAGAGATGAAGTAGACTATATGACATTATTATGGAATCCAATAAATGAATCCATGTTTACAGTGGGGAATTATGATGGATCAATCAAACATTTTGATCTTCTACAAGATTTGACCAAACCAACCCATGTGATACCGTACGCACATGATAAATGTGTAACTTCCTTATCATATAATCCTATGGGAAATATTTTAGCCAGTGCGTCCAAGGATAGAACTGTGAGATTTTGGACAAGAGCTAGCCCTATTGATCCTAATGCATATGATGATCCTACgtataataatgataagaTAAATGGATGGTTCTTTGgtatcaataataatattaatgctGTAAGGAATAAAACAGAACATGGTGTAGCCCCACCGGTACCGACGAacgatgataataatactatatCAAAGATAAACGGTAATTTCATGACAGGTGCAAATAATACGTTACTCATGCAAAACGGTAATAATAGAATGCAGATGAGTAATCATATTAATACTAATGGCGCGATGGTACCACCAGGGATGCCACCTTATAcaatgaatatgaatatgcATACCCATATAAATACTGGTATGGATATGAGTAATACGCCTTTGAATACACCTGATATAGATTCCAAATTACCGGGACTGACACCAAAGACTAATAACTCGAGTGGATTACCAGGCCTTGGGTAA
- the PFK27 gene encoding 6-phosphofructo-2-kinase (similar to Saccharomyces cerevisiae PFK27 (YOL136C); ancestral locus Anc_3.26): MDHIINNNNNTTPNNETTSNAITSTVPTNVFSTVDSNTSKTAKSKQSSNSLFSLEGYNNSSYSKLDYLMNNSSYYYDNDEIEKDPCFLPKVNNTLHFETKDIQKPSPLSHLTFNYPQKMETITPTNSYIVDNTTNITADIHNNNNNSNTLTHQIHVPNKFVIIMIGLPAVGKSAISKQLVEYISQNFTSSDDRVPLRIEIFNAGDMRRAMSKKRFNTVMNLPNNSTDDIFNPKNSNKKEEFAKLTLNKLINELNNDFCDIGIFDATNSTVLRRNFIFETLFEFNNQQTSNFNLIPIVLQVTSSNPNFIKFNIHNKSFNEDYFDKPYHLAVKDFASRLKHYYSQFVPFSTDEFNHIIEKTPDCNLFYFNIIDAGLKLIPEKDHYNYLSKVPTNSNSQRIHFLINLISSFVQNYNQLYGHLYVEKVDNFFQNEQEIQQPIEFPQHFIQPARVDNINWDNSKKLNYLSVLSEVVNHDYLKDLFGNK; encoded by the coding sequence ATGGatcatattattaataacaataacaatacaacTCCTAATAACGAGACTACTTCTAACGCCATTACCTCTACTGTTCCAACAAACGTATTTTCCACGGTTGATAGTAATACCAGTAAAACTGCAAAATCCAAACAATCTAGCAACTCTTTATTTTCCCTAGAAGGGTACAATAATTCTAGCTATTCTAAATTGGATTATCTCATGAACAACtcatcttattattatgacAATGATGAAATCGAGAAGGATCCATGCTTTCTTCCAAAGGTTAATAATACTCTTCACTTTGAAACtaaagatattcaaaaacCATCTCCTTTATCACATTTAACTTTTAATTACCCTcaaaaaatggaaacaaTTACACCAACAAATTCAtatattgttgataataCTACAAATATCACAGCCGACAtccataataataataataatagtaacacATTAACGCATCAAATTCATGTTCCAAACAAatttgtcattattatgattGGTTTACCTGCAGTTGGCAAATCGGCCATATCTAAACAATTAgtagaatatatttctcaAAACTTTACCTCTAGCGATGATCGTGTACCATTACGTATCGAAATATTTAATGCAGGTGATATGAGAAGAGCTATGAGTaagaaaagatttaatACAGTCATGAACTTACCAAATAATTCCACTGACGATATCTTTAATCCTAAAAACTCAaataaaaaggaagaaTTTGCAAAATTGactttaaataaattaataaatgagttaaataatgatttttgtGATATAGGCATATTTGATGCTACAAATTCAACTGTACtaagaagaaatttcatttttgaaactttgtttgaatttaataatcAACAAACAAGCAATTTTAATCTAATTCCAATCGTTCTACAAGTAACTTCttcaaatccaaattttattaaattcaatattcataataaatcattcaatgaagattattttgataaacCATACCATCTTGCTGTCAAAGATTTTGCCTCGAGGTtaaaacattattattctcaGTTCGTTCCCTTCTCAACAGATGAATTTAAtcatattattgaaaagactCCTGATTGTAATTTATTctattttaatataattgATGCTGGCTTAAAATTAATTCCTGAAAAAGatcattataattatttatctAAAGTTCcaacaaattcaaactCACAACGaatccattttttaattaaCTTAATCTCTTCGTTTGTGCAAAATTATAATCAATTATATGGCCATTTATATGTCGAGAAAGTTGATAATTTCTTCcaaaatgaacaagaaatacAACAACCAATTGAATTCCCACAACATTTCATTCAACCAGCAAGAGttgataatataaattGGGATAAttctaaaaaattaaactATTTATCTGTTTTATCCGAAGTGGTAAACcatgattatttaaaggatttatttggtaataaataa
- the MED7 gene encoding mediator complex subunit MED7 (similar to Saccharomyces cerevisiae MED7 (YOL135C); ancestral locus Anc_3.27), which produces MSGNNEDANAFGSLYPPPPPYIKFFTEENLSKLPEYQKLKKSGTIEEIDANKDTNDDTETITSELDFLIPPEMPRTQQYRAFGNIWQVKDQLPDLGSMGITQLYKTSNEIGGPMNYQYKIEESRKLLKSLLLNYLELIGILSINPELYEKRWKIFELY; this is translated from the coding sequence ATGTCTGGGAATAACGAAGATGCTAATGCCTTTGGATCTTTGTATCCACCTCCGCCACCatatattaaattcttcacagaagaaaatttaagCAAACTACCTGAATATCAGAAACTAAAGAAATCCGGCACAATCGAGGAAATTGATGCGAATAAGGACACCAATGATGATACGGAAACGATTACAAGTGAGTTAGATTTTTTAATCCCACCTGAAATGCCACGAACTCAACAATATCGAGCATTTGGCAATATATGGCAAGTTAAGGATCAATTACCAGATTTAGGAAGTATGGGCATTACCCAGTTATATAAGACGTCTAATGAGATTGGTGGGCCAATGAATTATCAATacaaaattgaagaatcGAGAAAATTGTTAAAATCTTTactattaaattatttggaATTGATTGGTATATTGAGTATAAATCCAGAACTTTATGAAAAAAGATGGAAAATATTCGAACTATATTAG
- the HRT1 gene encoding SCF ubiquitin ligase complex subunit HRT1 (similar to Saccharomyces cerevisiae HRT1 (YOL133W); ancestral locus Anc_3.28): MSEPDKMEVDSENITPAPLEQQLVPEEEQKQTQRKRFEIKKWTAVAFWSWDIAVDNCAICRNHIMEPCIECQPKAMTDTDNECVAAWGVCNHAFHLHCINKWIQTRDACPLDNQPWQLARCGR, encoded by the coding sequence ATGAGTGAACCTGATAAGATGGAAGTAGATTCGGAAAACATAACACCTGCTCCATTAGAACAACAACTAGTAcctgaagaagaacaaaagcAAACTCAAAGGAAAAGATTTGAGATTAAAAAATGGACTGCTGTAGCATTCTGGTCATGGGATATTGCAGTGGATAACTGTGCCATTTGTAGAAATCATATTATGGAACCATGTATTGAATGTCAACCGAAAGCTATGACTGATACCGATAATGAATGTGTTGCCGCGTGGGGGGTCTGTAATCATGCTTTCCATTTACATTGTATCAATAAATGGATCCAAACAAGAGATGCTTGTCCACTAGATAATCAACCTTGGCAACTAGCAAGATGTGGAAGATAA